One stretch of Candidatus Poribacteria bacterium DNA includes these proteins:
- a CDS encoding efflux RND transporter permease subunit translates to MSIPKISVNNPVLANMLMIIIIAFGLYAWINLPRELTPEIALQSATVTTLYPGASPEEVEKLVTAPIEDAIEENVSKINLLFSNSSEGRSVISVDFEEMSDRDFDKELEKLRTAVEQVNELPEEILDDPKIEELDVSSGFPMLTIAVGGEISEAQMRDIAEDLKDEILDIKNVASVRIAGLREREIWIEVNPDRLKAYQIPIAMVITAVGASNLNLPAGTMELGNTEFMVRTMGEFANPDTIGETIISVQPTGTPLRLKDVATVSDTYEEARTLSRISGEPSISLSAQKKTEGNTIALVAQLRELVERRKIDLPDGAELTAVNDYSVILKERLGILETNAFFGLILVVLMLFLFIGWRNALFAALGIPVAFMATFWFMSVGGYSLSGVSLFGLILVVGIVVDDAIVVIENTYRHIEAGASPKVAAIRGAEEVGWPVLAASLTTICAFGPLMFMSGTAGQFMRVVPIMAILVLIASLFEVFVILPAHVSEWGKARVQAGRSRLENLRTRSPNTFALSTYITGFFAAFGLFFHFIRNRYIRILKITIRHRYAFVGSVFFIGLIACVSAFLVLDKELFPGEDFPQFYVKAEMPPSYGMQETTAVIAQLEEAAKTLPSSEVAAIVSNIGLHTPTSGMMEGVTYGSNFGEVIVELTPKQERIRGVGEIIAELRTKTTTISGIEELNFITQEGGPPQGEDVEVKVKGSRFEQLTALADTLKASLMEMDGVYDIRDDFRTGKSELRIYLKPEKAHQYGLTTFQIAQTVRTAIEGAKATTYREADEAIDVIVKYEEDTLTNLVELNNLLIATPTGAIVPLKDVADITEEKGYSDIRRFDGERAITVYASVDRAKTTPFDATQALISKFADVESLYPGYQLDFRGLFDEIIESFSELWKLFIVGLLLIYVVLGAQFKSFIQPIIIMLAVPFGMIGAMVGLLLANATLSMVAMFGIVALSGIVVNDSIVLIDFINKYRERGFNKWYAILKGGYVRLRPIVLTSMTTIIGLLPMAIGLGGKSPIWMPMAYTIIFGLALATTMTLFVMPALYAITTDLRGLVLKNPEERFRTVSDEELLGVAVPADD, encoded by the coding sequence ATGTCCATCCCTAAAATATCCGTGAACAATCCAGTCTTAGCGAACATGCTAATGATTATCATTATCGCATTCGGGTTGTACGCATGGATAAACCTACCCCGAGAACTCACTCCAGAAATCGCATTACAGAGCGCGACGGTGACAACGTTGTACCCGGGTGCCTCGCCGGAAGAAGTTGAAAAGCTCGTCACCGCCCCTATTGAAGACGCTATTGAGGAAAATGTCAGCAAAATCAATCTGCTGTTCTCTAACTCTTCGGAAGGCAGATCCGTTATCTCCGTCGACTTTGAAGAGATGAGTGACCGAGATTTCGACAAGGAACTCGAGAAGCTCCGCACGGCTGTAGAACAGGTAAATGAGTTGCCAGAGGAGATTTTGGACGACCCAAAGATTGAAGAACTTGATGTCTCCTCCGGCTTCCCGATGTTAACGATTGCTGTAGGCGGAGAAATTTCAGAAGCGCAGATGCGCGACATTGCCGAAGATCTCAAAGACGAAATCCTGGACATCAAAAACGTTGCGTCTGTCCGGATAGCAGGTCTGCGTGAAAGGGAAATTTGGATTGAGGTGAATCCCGATCGGTTGAAAGCGTATCAGATTCCGATTGCGATGGTTATCACTGCGGTCGGTGCGAGCAACTTGAACCTCCCAGCGGGCACCATGGAACTTGGAAACACAGAATTCATGGTCCGGACGATGGGCGAATTCGCCAATCCAGATACGATCGGTGAAACGATCATCTCCGTTCAACCGACGGGTACACCGCTCCGCCTGAAGGATGTCGCGACTGTTTCGGATACCTACGAGGAGGCAAGAACCCTCTCCCGGATCAGTGGGGAACCCTCTATCAGCCTAAGTGCACAAAAAAAGACCGAAGGAAACACCATCGCGTTAGTCGCCCAGCTCCGGGAATTGGTTGAAAGACGAAAAATAGATCTTCCTGACGGTGCCGAATTGACAGCAGTCAATGATTATTCGGTTATTCTCAAGGAACGGTTGGGGATCCTTGAAACAAATGCGTTTTTTGGTTTGATCCTCGTTGTGTTGATGCTCTTCCTTTTTATTGGCTGGCGGAATGCATTGTTCGCCGCACTCGGCATACCGGTTGCGTTCATGGCAACGTTCTGGTTCATGTCTGTGGGTGGCTATTCCCTCAGTGGTGTCTCCCTGTTCGGACTTATCTTAGTTGTTGGGATTGTTGTTGACGATGCTATTGTCGTTATAGAGAACACCTATCGACATATTGAAGCAGGAGCATCTCCAAAGGTTGCCGCCATTCGTGGCGCAGAAGAGGTAGGCTGGCCAGTTTTAGCCGCGAGTTTGACGACAATCTGTGCGTTTGGTCCCTTAATGTTTATGTCTGGAACTGCAGGTCAGTTTATGCGGGTTGTCCCAATCATGGCGATTCTGGTATTGATTGCTTCACTCTTTGAAGTCTTCGTGATTTTACCGGCTCACGTTTCCGAGTGGGGGAAAGCGAGAGTCCAAGCAGGACGGAGCAGACTCGAAAACCTTCGCACTCGATCACCGAATACCTTCGCGCTAAGTACCTACATCACAGGCTTTTTCGCAGCGTTCGGACTGTTTTTTCACTTTATCAGGAACCGATATATTAGAATCTTGAAGATAACGATTCGACATCGGTACGCCTTTGTAGGAAGTGTCTTCTTTATTGGCTTGATTGCGTGTGTGAGTGCGTTCTTAGTTCTGGACAAGGAACTCTTTCCGGGTGAAGATTTCCCACAATTCTACGTCAAAGCCGAAATGCCGCCCTCCTACGGGATGCAAGAAACAACAGCAGTCATCGCGCAACTTGAAGAAGCTGCCAAAACACTTCCCTCAAGTGAAGTCGCTGCCATTGTCAGCAACATCGGGTTACACACACCGACCTCAGGGATGATGGAAGGCGTTACCTACGGCTCAAATTTCGGGGAGGTTATTGTTGAACTCACACCGAAACAGGAACGCATTCGAGGTGTAGGTGAAATCATCGCAGAACTTCGGACGAAAACCACAACCATTAGTGGAATTGAGGAACTGAATTTCATCACACAGGAAGGGGGTCCTCCACAAGGAGAGGATGTTGAAGTCAAGGTAAAGGGATCGAGATTTGAACAACTGACGGCACTCGCGGATACCCTTAAAGCATCACTCATGGAAATGGACGGCGTCTACGACATTCGAGACGACTTTCGGACGGGTAAATCCGAACTCCGTATCTATTTGAAACCGGAAAAGGCGCATCAGTACGGGTTAACCACATTCCAGATTGCCCAAACGGTGCGTACTGCTATTGAGGGTGCCAAAGCGACAACGTATCGGGAAGCGGATGAGGCAATTGATGTCATCGTCAAATACGAGGAAGATACACTTACCAACCTCGTAGAACTCAATAATCTGTTAATCGCAACACCGACGGGTGCGATTGTCCCGCTCAAGGATGTCGCTGATATCACAGAGGAGAAAGGATATTCTGATATCCGCCGATTTGACGGCGAACGGGCGATCACGGTTTATGCTTCCGTAGATCGGGCAAAAACGACCCCTTTCGATGCGACTCAGGCACTCATCAGTAAATTTGCTGATGTCGAATCCCTGTATCCCGGATACCAACTCGATTTTAGAGGGCTTTTCGACGAGATTATAGAATCCTTTTCCGAGTTGTGGAAATTGTTTATCGTCGGGTTGTTGTTAATCTATGTCGTATTGGGTGCGCAATTCAAATCGTTTATACAACCGATCATTATCATGCTTGCTGTTCCCTTCGGAATGATAGGGGCGATGGTCGGGTTACTCCTTGCCAATGCGACGCTTAGCATGGTCGCAATGTTTGGTATCGTCGCCCTCTCCGGTATTGTCGTTAATGATTCAATTGTGCTTATCGACTTCATCAATAAATATCGCGAACGCGGCTTCAATAAGTGGTACGCCATCCTGAAAGGTGGGTATGTCCGATTACGTCCGATTGTTCTTACCTCAATGACGACAATTATTGGACTCCTGCCGATGGCGATCGGTCTCGGTGGAAAATCGCCGATCTGGATGCCGATGGCGTATACCATCATCTTCGGACTCGCGCTCGCAACCACGATGACGCTATTTGTGATGCCAGCACTTTATGCTATCACAACAGACTTACGAGGTCTCGTCCTGAAAAATCCAGAGGAACGCTTCCGAACTGTTTCAGACGAAGAACTGTTAGGTGTTGCGGTCCCGGCTGATGATTAA